GGTGGCTTTGGGAGCCTTTTGGTCCCGCCAGGACAGGCTGGGAACCGAGCTCGAGGACTGGCAGCTAAGAGGCGCCGGCGCAGGAGCAGAGGGCCCGGCTGCCTCGCTCACGTGCGTTACGTCGGTGGACTCGCGCTCCAGCACGCTGCCGCTGTGGGTGCCCTGGGCCGCGACGCACACGCGGCCGGAGGCTCTGCGCGGGGCGCGGCGCAACAGGCCCGCGCAGATCTTGCGGAAGCCCTTGCGGAAGTGCTTGGAGACGAGAGCGTAAACGATAGGATTGACGCAGGAGTTGGAGTAGGAGACGAGGTGCGAGACGATACGCAGCGCGTAGGTAGCGCGCGTAAGGGGGAAGCGGCCGAACCACACGCAGAGGTTAAGCGCGTGGTGAGGCATCCAACAGAGGCAGAAGAGCGCGGCCACGATGACGATCATACGCGTCAACTTGCGTTTGGCGCGCCGGGCGCCCGAGCCGGCGGCCACCGGGTCGACGGCTCGCCAGAGGTAGCGCAGGGTGCGCGCGTAGGTCAGGCCGAGCACCAGCACGGGCAGCAGGTAGCTGAAGACAAACGTGCAGAGGTCCATGGCGCGGCGGCGAGGCGCGCTCCACGCCGGGCGGCACACGGTCAGGTTGGCTAAC
This sequence is a window from Pseudorca crassidens isolate mPseCra1 chromosome 19, mPseCra1.hap1, whole genome shotgun sequence. Protein-coding genes within it:
- the GALR2 gene encoding LOW QUALITY PROTEIN: galanin receptor type 2 (The sequence of the model RefSeq protein was modified relative to this genomic sequence to represent the inferred CDS: inserted 2 bases in 1 codon); the encoded protein is MNGSGGLNTEDTNEAGGRGSWQPXIVPMLFALIFLVGTIGNSLVLAVLLRGGQAVNTTNLFILNLGVADLCFIVCCVPFQATIYTLDDWVFGSLLCKAVHFFIFLTMHASSFTLAAVSLDRYLAIRYPLHSRELRTLRNALAVIGLIWGLSLLFSGPYLSYYRQSRLANLTVCRPAWSAPRRRAMDLCTFVFSYLLPVLVLGLTYARTLRYLWRAVDPVAAGSGARRAKRKLTRMIVIVAALFCLCWMPHHALNLCVWFGRFPLTRATYALRIVSHLVSYSNSCVNPIVYALVSKHFRKGFRKICAGLLRRAPRRASGRVCVAAQGTHSGSVLERESTDVTHVSEAAGPSAPAPAPLSCQSSSSVPSLSWRDQKAPKATLTVNVTRRHLGSTLGC